The Leopardus geoffroyi isolate Oge1 chromosome C3, O.geoffroyi_Oge1_pat1.0, whole genome shotgun sequence genomic interval TGGTCCCTAGGAGACCAACACTCCGGCTGAGGTGGACTTGGCCCCAGCCCCTTCGGAGTTTTCCTTGGCTGCTGGCTTGTCATCTTCCCCCATGAGACGAATGTTGTGCTTTTCCCggaactcatttaattctcttccCTTTGCCTGAAGCTGCTGTGTAAGTGTCTCAATGATCTTCTGTATCTAGAGGGCCAGCGATAGGATTACATGAGGATTTCAGGAACCACCTTCCCCTACCTGGGATGGACTATAGTCGGGGGACGGGAAGGAGAGAGGACACCTGTAACCTCACCTTTTACCAAGTATTAATAGTAGAGCCGAGACCCTAAAAGTATGCCTTTCTCAAACACAACGGCGTATGAGCTTTAATGTACGTTAAGAACCACTTgggctgtttatttttaaaatgccactcCGTGGGGCggctggctggctcggtcagtagagcatgtgactcttgatcgtgggactgtgggttcgagccctgcgttgggcgcggaggggactttaaaaaaaaaaaaaaaaggatgccgcCCCATAGGCCCCCTAGCCAGTTGTTCTGAATCAGTGGGTCCAGGCAGCTGCATTTTGGGTCAGGCCTCCAGGTGACCTGGATGCAGGTGTCCCCGGACCACACTGTGAGAGACCCTGCTCTCACTGCCGCCTCTCCCCCTTGGGAGAGCCAGGCTTGTGAGCCAGGTCACAGAGTGCCGGGGCAGAGGCCGCCAGCCAGCAGTCCCTCCTGTGGGAGGAGTTAGACTTTGCACAGCATAAAAAGCACAGGCTAACAGGCTACGTGTGCCATCTTCAACATGGGTGCCCACCCACTTCCTCCACCACGCTCCCCCAGTCCTGgcctcccttccctcacccctcGGCGCCCAGAGCTTGTCCGCAGGGACTCCCGCTCACCTGCTCCTTGTTGCTCTCCAGGGCCGGCAACACCTCCTTGACCGTCCGCTCCACCAGCACGCCTCCAACCATGCGGTAGCACTTGCGGGCTTCGTCCACCTCCTTCAGGGTGTCTATCaccaggctggggtgggaggacaAGGCCGCTCGGAGAATCCAGCCCCGCTCCAAGGCAGCCCGCCCTTGCAACGTGGCCTGCCCACCCCTCCTGTCTGCGCCTCCCCAACGCCCTCACCTGTGCTCATTCAACTCCATCTCTAGCTCGGCTGCCTTGGATGCCAGACCCCGCTGTTCCTGTCGAAGGCGGTTGAAGCCAGCAATAACCTTAGAAGGTGAGAAAGAGTTCGGTGAGAGAGGAGACAGCGGGCACGGCAGAGGGTCAAGACACAGCACAGGATGGCGAGCTTTGGACACCTCCCTCAGAAAAGGAGTAGAACCCACGTCTGCCAATTCGACCTTCAGTCTGTCCGGAAGCCATTCACCCTGCACGGAGAGCCTGCACTGTGCGCGAGAGAGCTCTGCTAGTCCCTCTCGCAGCTTCCCGTGTGGTGAGGAATAGGAATAGGCACGTGTACCTCAGGATGGGGTGGAGAGCTACTGGGGCGCCTGCAGAGAGGCTTAGACTTGCAGGTAAAGAAGCCTGTTCGGAAAGACTCTAGTGAGTTAACTCCTGTTTGGACCTGCCCAGCCAGCATTCTTCCCACGGGGGAGCCGCCCCTCCTTGGCTCAGGGGGTGCTTGTGGGGCTACCATTCACAGGACCCTTGGCCCTTGACCACAAGGGCAGTGACCTGTTGTTCTATACCAGAGTCTCTGTACAGGAACTGATTTTGGGGGTAGAGGGAAACAGGTACGGGAGACAGGTGCAGCGAAGGCAACTGCTTGTCCCGCAGAGACGATCCTCCATTCCTCCTCCTGAAATCCCCAAAGCTGCCCTAGTTCTTGACCTTGGTGGGACtcagttatttaacctttcttttcattgtgttcAATTCTGTGAACTACCCGCTATGCTTCCAAAACAcgacttcaaaaaagaaaaagttggtcAGAGTCCACGTCTGCAGCCTAGAAACCCTAACTAACATAGGCTTCCTGAGAGACACGGCCTTAACTGAAGCCTGAAGGATGAGAAACTGGGGGAGGAAAGGGTGCAAAGGAGGCATAAGAAGTAACACACGTAAAGGCCCAGAGAAATGATTACTACCAGCTCCTTGTTCCCCAGACACAGAACAGGGAACCTAGAACAGCGTGAAAGCCAGACCGGGTACTAAAATCACCAGCTCCGTCACTCTCAGTACAGGGCTCTGATGACTGTGTTTGGAAAGAAGTACCAGATGAAAGGCGGAAAATGTAATGAGGAAAGAAAAtcgtgggggtgtgtgggggggaaacATGGGGCCCAGAGACAAAAAACCAGGTTCAAGTTGGTCTCTGCCATATATTGGCTCTATGGCCTCGGACATTTAATCCGATAGTTCTCAACCCTGGCGCCACGTTAAAGTCCCCAGGAGAGCATTTTCAAAACATGAATGGTGGAACCTCAGAACAATGACACAATCACTGGGTGAGGCCCCTGGGATCTCAGCACTTCTAACACTCCCCCATAATTCTAATGTGCATCCAGAAAGGAGAACCACGGGGTTTCCCCCTCTGGGCCTGAGTTCCCTCACCTGTGACACACACAGGGTCACCTACTTTATAGAACTGTTGTATGGTGCCGGCCAGTAGGAAAGGGCTTCGTAGGCAGGCAAAGTGCATTAACTGCTGTCATGGCCTTCTCCCCAAGCCCAAGTGCCCCCTTGGCCCTTCCTGATCAGCTGAGGGCCGTGCGCCCGCCCACGCTCTCGCTCCCAGCCATATCCTGCCCAGTCTCATGCTACTGGTGACCGCCTCATCTTCACTAGGACCTTTTATCCCGTACCTCTCTCCACAAGGCTCATCTACAGCTGATAAGACCCTGCTGGCTGGCCTGTGCCACCCCTACATCTCTTTTCCTGCtcaaaaaaccaagaaataagTCTGACTAGGACGCCGTCGCCCCAGTCGTATGCTGCCTCCTCCCGGCCACCAACCTTTGATCTCCGTGTACTTCTCACACTCATGCAACAAACGCTTTGAAACCTAACTCCACTACCTATCCCAAACTATTCCATTTATGGTTAGCTTTTCCTTCACTATCGATGTTACAGATCAAAGTAATTTCATCTATGGAAATTCCACAACGAAACCAGATTCTAGATGCTCTCCCAGCATCCAAATGACCCTCTCTTCTGGATGTATTTTGTTGAACACATCAGTGAAATCAGCTTAAGAGTCTAACATTTCTGAGGCCTACACTTATTTTCCTTAGTAATCAGTAGGAATCTACTTTTCAACCACCAATTTAACACAACTAAAGGCAAGAAGAGGTTTTGTTTTCAACTCCAATTTTTCTTCAAACATTATTGCTAATTAACAACCCCTACTTCCTCTTGGCCCAGTTTATGAACTTTTAATCAAATggcaaattaaaataaacctaTTTCAGTGTATGAGTTATCTACagttattatggaaaatttcagccACTGGTGcacttaaaggaaatgaaatctcttAGCAGCTAACCGTAACCTAACTGTAAATTAGATGCAAAATAAGCCCATAGTAGCCTGCCAATGAAGACAGAAAGGCTGTGATGTATTCCCACATTCTTCCtctgaaaatacttttctaaTGGTCTTTTCCCTTATGGCCAgacttattttccttctctttcccttattCCCATTCTCCTAAAGTTGTCTGGCGTGAGAAGGGATGGTTAGGTCAGTGTTGATTCCCTCAGCCCTACTAAAATGTTCATCTTACATGTAAACATCCCTACTGAAAAAGAatccaattaaattaaaataccaaCTGTTTATCCTATTCAAAAGTAACTTCAATCCTGGCAACTATACAGAGCTCTTTACATTCTCGGCACAAACAATTTTATACAGGACATGGTTttctacccccgcccccccagctttactgacataaaattgacatattacattgtgtaagtttaaggtatacattATGAtttagtgtatgtatatattgtgaaatgactgATAATAAAGTTAGTTAATACATCCCATATGTTAACCCTCTCTGTGTGTTCACATATAAATGCATATCAATTCCTTAAATTTTTTGGTAGAAAAGCTTTCCAATTTTAGTGCATTTCTAATTTTCAACTATGCAGGCCTGCCTTCTAATCTTTACTGTTGtcttctttgaaattttaaatatgcaaatgcaacctcttttaaaaaatttttttaatgtttatttttgagagagagacagagactgagcaggggaggggcagagagagacagagggagagggagacacagaaactgaagcaggctccaggctctgagctgtcagcacagagcctgacgtggggctccaactcaagaaccgtgagatcatgacttgagccgaagtcggaccaactgactgagccacccaggcacccctgcaaccTCTTTTTAAATACCTGTTTTTTCCACAGTCCTACAATATTGCACCTTCCGCCCAAGGTTTGTAAGGAAAAGAAcactactatatgccaggcactctgctcgactctatctcatttaattctaaaacaaacaaacaaaaacatagtaTAAGACCTGTACCTTCATTTTATGGGTCAGTAGACCAAAgatggtggagagagaaagagggaggagggaggaggggaggagagggagagggaggggaggggaagagataggcagcaggggaggggacaaggcagcaggggaggaggagggaggggagggaggggagagggagagagagagaaaatgtgtaaaCACAGCAAGCTGCAGAACTGGTACCTCTACCCAGCTCTGTGGAACTCTAACGACCCTTTTCTAACTGATGTATTATTCCTGGCTTGTCATACGTCACCTCTCATAGAGGTCAAACTAGGGGGTGTCTGGCTGAgacagttggaagagcatgtgaatcttgacccagggattgtgagttcaagcccaacactggatggagagattacttaaaaaataaaatctcaaaaaaaaaagaagtcaaactagttttgtatgatttatttgcctgttttattttttctttcttttttcttttgtttcatcacTACCGTATAGTTTTGGTAACTTTACAAAAAATCTGCAATCAATGCCTTTATCGCCAAAATgtcctttggtcttttttttttttttttttgtcctttggtCTTCTTACCTACATGATATTTACTCTTATTGGTTCACTGAAGAATAGAATAACAGGTCAAGAATTACGACTGGATGCGTCTGGAAAAGCATTTTATAGGGTATCACTCACTAAATATCTTCTTTTCAGTTCAGTGCCCTCTTTTCCTGACAAACATACTCAGCTGTCAAagaaaacttctttgaccttatTACTCCAACAAATAATGGTTCTAAGaccttctcttcatctttttttttttcttttaaagtaggcttgccgcccagcatggagcctgttgcgGGCCCCAaatcacaacccagagatcaagacctgagctgagatccagagtaggccactcaactgcctgagccatgcAGTCGCCCCTTCATCATGTTTTTAGGACTAGTCTATACTCACCGCCTCGACTTCCTCACCTCCCATTCATTCCCAGCCCACTTTAAATTGCTTTCTATCTATACTAGTTATTAAACTATTACTATTTATTAAACTAACTTCTCAAAGATCATGAAGGGCCTCCCCCCAACCCAACAATTTTTTCTCAATGTTCACTCTGCTGCTTTGAAACTCTCTTAAGTAGCACACGGTAAGGTGGAACTAGCCCAAACTTCTGAGTCTATTGTGGACGGGTTCACATCCTCGTGTGTTTACTGTTTACTTGCTGTATGACCAAGCTACTTAACttctcttggtttcctcatttataaaatggagttaatacACCATAAAGCAGGGTTTCTAAACGTCAGCACTACTGAAGTTTTAGGCAGGAAAATACTTTcttgtggggggctgtcctgtgcattgtaagatATTTAGCAACCTCCCTGATTCCACCTACTACAAGCCAGCAGCAACTCCtacttgtgacaaccaaaaatgtctccaggcaatGCCAaatttcttgggggggggggggggggggagtcccagCAAGCGGAGAACCATTGTCTCAGGGTAGCAATGAGGACTGAACTGAGAGGCCAGTGTAATGTACATTCTCTTCTCACTTTTAGCTTCCAGGACCCTTCAGTTCCTTGGTTCTCCAACCCATCTTAACACCCCGTTCCCCTTCCTGAAGTTCTTCCTCTCATCCCAACAGTGGAGAAGGATCTAAGATTCTTTTCATAGCACTTCTCCCTTTATTACCTATACTATTTCAACTGGTATTCTTAGCTACCTCTGTGGTTCCAACAACTGCCTTCATTTGACTGCCTGCAAATCCAGGCCTCAGAAATTCCAGACCCAAATTTCAAGTTAGAGGAAGGCATTCGGAAGTCAGTCAGAAGTGGCTTCAAAATCTGTGAGCGAGTTACCCCTTTTCTGAATGTCAGTTTCTTCACCAAGAACATAAGGGTAGTATCAGTCTCCTAGCATGTTTGTGAAGATCAATTAGTTACATCAAGAACTTAGGACAATATCCAGCAGA includes:
- the PFDN2 gene encoding prefoldin subunit 2, encoding MAESSGRAGKSSGSGAGKGAVSAEQVIAGFNRLRQEQRGLASKAAELEMELNEHSLVIDTLKEVDEARKCYRMVGGVLVERTVKEVLPALESNKEQIQKIIETLTQQLQAKGRELNEFREKHNIRLMGEDDKPAAKENSEGAGAKSTSAGVLVS